TTTGACCTTCATCCCCAATGACAAACGAGATGCCGTTGACGTGGCAGTCGATGTGAAGTCTAAGTTGGCACCGCAAGTTGGTGTCACGACAACGATGCTATTGGGCCGAAATATCGATACTGGCATGGTTGCTGTCGCTGAATTGAAATCAGGTGTGCCAGGACAGACCTACTTTGATACTGAAGACGAGACAATCAAGACCGACACCGGCGAACCGATTGATGACATTGAAGCAGATAGTTCTAAAAAAGATAATGTGATTGATTTACAAAATCAGGGATAGGGGTGAGTGATATGAATCAATGGGATGAATTACCAGAAATCGAAGTTCTTAAAAGAAAGATACTAATCAATAAAAAAGATTTATTCGAAGGAGCATATTATATTAATCCGACAAGTGAAGAACCATTTCATGATACGGAAGATGTGTATGATGTGGCATTGGTCTCAGACTTGATTGAAAGAAATATAGGTGACTTTAATAATGTTGCCTATGCTAAAACATTAATCGAGACTACCAACTATCCTAATGACCAGTTAATCCGGATTGAGGGCTTTGATGATGGCACCTATTTACTCATAGAAATTTGGCATTCGGATAATGAAGATGGCTACGGCGCTATCGTTAGTGAGTTAGTTGAAAATTGGAAAGAATTAATTTAGGAGGGACACAATATGCTATTTACTTACAACGGTGAAAAATATGACACGTATAAGAATAATGGATTACAGAGAACACAAGATGATGACTTGAAGTTGAAAGTTGTTAATGAATATTTTGACGAACCTGATCAAGTGTTAAAAGAGTGTAGTTTAGATATCGCTTTTGAATTGGCGCTAATGTCTGCCAGGTATGAAGATATCATTTCAGAAGTAACTGGTGGGGAATTTTCAAAGGCTGGTACCTATCCTGAATGGGTCGTCAAAGAAACAGAAGCGTACTTTAAAGAAATATATAAAGAATTAGATTCGGAGGATGATTAACATGGAAATGACAACCGAAACAATCAACAGATTACACGAATTAAGTTTGGAAGCTGGAAAGGGTAAGGTGCTTGAGGTTGATGGCGAGCACTTCGCTATTGACGGTAATGGGGATGTCCGCCTACTTAAACCGCAAAACTTATCCGATACTGCAGTTGAAGTCACAACACTCATGGGTGTCGTCGACTTGGTTAAAAGTATGGACGAACGTAAAACGCAAAATCTTTATATCCAAGTTAAGTCACCAACCAAGGTGATTGTTTTCGGTCACTTAGATGATTACGGTCGTCGTGAGCAGTTGGTTCGCGCTAAGGCTATGACGCCTGAAATTTATTACGGTAACTTTTTAGACCAAGAACAAATGAATATCTCATTGCAGTCACAGTTTGAAGAAACTAAAGACCGTGACATTCTTTTGAAAGTGATTGGTAATCTGAAGGAAGAAGCTGTCCGCAACGCTAGTGATGATGGCGTGAGCCAAGCAGTCACAATTAAAACCGGTGTCGTATCTGTTGAACAAGTTAAAGTACCAAACCCAGTTGGCTTGGCACCATACCGGACGTTTAACGAAGTCACGCAACCAACCAGTAACTTCGTATTCCGGATGCGCGAAGGGATGAAGAGTGCCATCTTTGCAGCAGATGGCGGTGCCTGGGAACTTGAAGCAATGAGCAATGTCAAAGAGTATTTGACTAGAAATCTGGATGAAGAAATTAATAGTGGTCATGTGATTGTGATTGCCTAAGGGGATGAAGTAGTTGTCAATTGAAGTAACGAATGAATTAGTTGAAGATATTGCCAGTGCCGTATTAAAGAAACAACGCAAGTTAACCCGTAAGCAACAGAAGCTTGAAACCAATCGACGACTACGGAATACCAGAATGTTGCTCGAACATTATCGCCCACTCACTGATCACATTCTTTTAAGTGAAAAATCAGCGGTTGAGACAATGGAATACGAGATTGAACATGGTACCGTGATTCGATTGGAGTCAGTCGGTAAGTATCATGAGAAGTCACGCCAATTATTGAAGTACATCAACATGGCATTGGCAATGTATAAAGAGCGATGTGAGAACTGGGATGACCTTGCTTTCCGGCGTTATCGCACGATTGAATGGTTGTACTTATCCACAGCCCATTTAAGTGAGAGCGAGATTGCTAAGTATTACAATGTTGACCGTTCAGTCATCAATCGTGATAAAGACCGTGCTATCAACGAATTATCGGTGTTGCTATTCGGAATCGATGCAATTTTAGACGGATTTACGAGCCGCTAGAGCTTGCACAAATCTTGCACACAAAGGTCACAAATCCAGTGTTATAGTAGTATTATAGAAATATTCAGTTGAGGGAATATTTCTGATGAAAAAGTTAGTCAACATCGCGTGGAGTCCTGCCAGAAATGGCGGGACTTTTTAATGTTTTGGTACATAAATAATTATGATACTATTAATTTGAGAGGTGATGGCTACTATGAGTGATTCCAAAGAAAAAGAAAAAACAAATCATGATTTAGCTGGAAATGAATACTCCAGTCGTGATATGGAGGTCTGGGAATATTGGGCCAATAAACAAAAAGGTATAAGAAGAATGGCTAGACGAGTAATTGTTATGATTGTGAAAAAAGGAGAATTCTTTCTATTAGGTGCTTTTATCAATTTGTTTGTGGACCTTGCCTTTATATCGATTCATGGCAAATGGTTTGAAAATTCAACGAACGCGGCAAAAGGAACAATATTTAATGGCGATTTTCGTGGTAATACCTTAATTGGATTAACGGTTTTTACAAGTATAATTATGGGTATCTCATTTATTGCTGTTCAGGCTAGGTCATCAGAAATGGTAATTACACTCTTTAGAAAATCCGCTGATGCTTTACTGTACTTCGCCCTTGGATCTTGGATACTAGTCAAGCCTTGGCACAATAATTATTTGTTATTTACATGTATGTGTATTTTCACATTGGTAGGATCGTGTTCAATCGCGCAAATAATCATTGTTTTAATTAGGAGTACTGTTTCATATGTGAAAAGTCCAGTTGAGAATGAGGCAGTATTAAAAAAGATGAACTTTATCTGGATTGTTATTGCAGCGATAATTGGATGGATGTTGAAGAAATAGTATTGAAATAAGTTTTGCTATAACATTTATAAAGGGAGAGTTGAAAATGGAAAAATTTAAAGTAAAAGTATACGTTGAAAAGAAGAAAGATTTCAGTACCGCAAGTGGTCACGCGGCAAATGGAAGGATATATGAATTGCCGATTATTCCT
This DNA window, taken from Latilactobacillus sakei, encodes the following:
- a CDS encoding replication terminator protein; this translates as MAEQLFNFDLSKIADGGAQEKFTTELQKVADNILDLNTESKTKRKVTIDLTFIPNDKRDAVDVAVDVKSKLAPQVGVTTTMLLGRNIDTGMVAVAELKSGVPGQTYFDTEDETIKTDTGEPIDDIEADSSKKDNVIDLQNQG